The following proteins come from a genomic window of Novosphingobium aromaticivorans DSM 12444:
- a CDS encoding glutathione S-transferase family protein, giving the protein MEPQRDGERTCLELFGHPFSSYTWKVEIALFANDTPYAFRQIDGQHPDNGLRVAAATPMGKFPLLVDGEREIFESTAIIEYVAACRPGKAPLIPSDPYGAVKVRMIDRVFDNYVMAPMQAIVSAHMRSPDNPDRERIETSCRDLRRTYRWLEAWLADYPRPDTISLIECAAAPSLFYADWVCPLADEFPTLAAWRAQLLRQPAVSRSVEAARPYRAFFPPGAPDRD; this is encoded by the coding sequence ATGGAACCGCAACGCGATGGCGAGAGGACCTGCCTGGAACTCTTCGGGCATCCATTCTCGTCCTACACCTGGAAGGTCGAGATCGCCCTTTTCGCCAACGATACGCCCTATGCCTTCCGCCAGATCGACGGCCAGCACCCGGACAACGGGCTGCGCGTCGCTGCAGCCACGCCGATGGGCAAGTTCCCCCTGCTGGTCGATGGCGAGCGCGAGATCTTCGAGTCCACCGCCATCATCGAGTATGTCGCCGCCTGCCGGCCCGGCAAGGCGCCGCTGATTCCGTCCGATCCTTACGGGGCGGTGAAGGTGCGGATGATCGACCGGGTGTTCGACAATTATGTCATGGCCCCCATGCAGGCGATCGTTTCCGCGCACATGCGCTCGCCCGACAATCCGGACCGGGAACGCATCGAGACCTCGTGCCGGGATCTGCGACGGACCTATCGCTGGCTGGAAGCATGGCTGGCCGACTATCCGCGCCCGGACACCATCTCGTTGATCGAATGCGCCGCCGCGCCGTCGCTGTTCTATGCCGACTGGGTATGCCCCCTGGCTGACGAGTTTCCGACCCTTGCCGCATGGCGCGCGCAACTCCTGCGCCAGCCAGCCGTAAGCCGCAGCGTCGAAGCGGCGAGGCCGTACCGCGCGTTTTTCCCGCCCGGCGCGCCGGATCGCGATTGA
- a CDS encoding VOC family protein has product MTGAPPLTICLWYKGDAEEAANFYAETFPDSHVSAVFRAPSDFPGGGEGTVLTVGFTVLGIPCIGLNGGPQFPHTEAFSFQVATDTQEETDRLWNAIVDNGGVESACGWCKDKWGLSWQITPRQLTDGMAHPDPVVRKRVFEAMMTMRKIDIAAIERAASGIAGD; this is encoded by the coding sequence ATGACCGGCGCACCTCCGCTCACGATCTGCCTGTGGTACAAAGGCGATGCCGAGGAAGCGGCCAACTTCTACGCGGAAACCTTTCCCGACAGTCACGTCTCGGCCGTGTTTCGCGCGCCCTCCGATTTCCCGGGCGGCGGCGAGGGGACGGTCCTGACCGTCGGGTTCACCGTCCTCGGCATTCCCTGCATCGGCCTCAACGGGGGGCCGCAGTTCCCCCACACCGAGGCGTTCTCCTTTCAGGTGGCAACCGATACGCAGGAAGAGACGGACCGCCTCTGGAACGCCATCGTCGACAATGGCGGCGTCGAATCTGCCTGTGGCTGGTGCAAGGACAAGTGGGGCCTGTCGTGGCAGATCACTCCCCGCCAGTTGACCGACGGCATGGCCCATCCCGATCCTGTCGTCCGCAAGCGGGTGTTCGAGGCGATGATGACCATGCGCAAGATCGACATCGCCGCGATCGAACGCGCCGCCAGCGGCATTGCCGGAGACTGA
- a CDS encoding glutathione S-transferase family protein — protein sequence MALFTLFTNPMSRGQIARWALHEVAADYETVLVGWEAKPKGLLEANPMAKVPTLVHHAPQGDRVVTETAAICLYLAEVLPESGLGPQGDELADYLRWTFFAAGPVEQAVTARNLGFEPKEPRQQGMAGFGSYDRTVDALAGHLAENAFVCGERFTMADVYVGSHVDWGVGFKSLPERPEFIAYLERVRDRPAYRAAKAVDGKLIAEMQA from the coding sequence ATGGCGCTGTTCACGCTTTTCACCAATCCGATGTCGCGCGGCCAGATTGCGCGCTGGGCGCTGCACGAAGTCGCGGCGGACTACGAAACGGTCCTCGTCGGCTGGGAGGCCAAGCCGAAAGGGCTGCTTGAGGCAAATCCCATGGCCAAGGTGCCCACGCTCGTCCACCACGCGCCGCAAGGCGACCGGGTGGTGACCGAAACCGCGGCCATCTGCCTCTACCTCGCCGAAGTCCTGCCCGAATCCGGCCTCGGTCCGCAGGGCGATGAACTGGCCGACTATCTTCGCTGGACCTTCTTCGCGGCGGGGCCTGTCGAGCAGGCCGTTACGGCGCGCAACCTCGGCTTCGAACCGAAGGAGCCGCGACAGCAGGGCATGGCGGGTTTTGGCAGCTACGACCGCACGGTCGACGCGTTGGCGGGCCACCTCGCCGAAAACGCTTTCGTTTGCGGCGAAAGGTTCACGATGGCGGACGTTTATGTCGGATCCCACGTCGATTGGGGCGTAGGCTTCAAGTCGCTGCCCGAGCGTCCCGAGTTTATCGCCTATCTCGAGCGCGTACGCGACCGTCCCGCCTATCGCGCGGCGAAGGCCGTCGATGGCAAGCTCATCGCGGAGATGCAGGCATGA
- a CDS encoding glutathione S-transferase family protein — translation MKLYGALLSPFVRKIAVVATEKGLSFEMARGGPGSTDPEFIACSPLGKIPAIDDGGFQLADSSAIAVYLDARYPEPRLIPEDPQLRGKAVFWDEFADTVLGASGLKILFNRLVGPKLLKTGGDEAIALQGEAELPRWVDWFESVVPGQGWLLGETFSLADIAVASTFRTLAYVGHGVDAGARPGTASWYDRVTARPAWAAVAEQEEVTARRIMAL, via the coding sequence ATGAAGCTCTACGGTGCGCTGCTGTCGCCCTTCGTTCGCAAGATCGCGGTTGTCGCTACGGAAAAGGGCCTTTCCTTCGAAATGGCGCGCGGCGGTCCGGGCAGCACCGATCCGGAATTCATTGCCTGCAGCCCGCTCGGCAAGATCCCCGCCATCGACGACGGCGGTTTCCAGCTCGCCGATTCGTCGGCCATCGCGGTATATCTCGATGCCAGGTACCCCGAGCCGCGCCTGATCCCCGAAGATCCGCAGCTTCGCGGCAAGGCCGTCTTCTGGGATGAATTCGCCGATACCGTGCTCGGCGCATCCGGCCTGAAGATCCTGTTCAATCGTCTGGTCGGCCCCAAACTGCTCAAGACCGGCGGCGACGAAGCGATCGCGCTCCAGGGCGAGGCAGAACTGCCGCGTTGGGTGGACTGGTTCGAATCGGTCGTCCCCGGGCAGGGGTGGCTGCTGGGCGAGACCTTCAGCCTTGCCGACATCGCGGTCGCCTCGACCTTCCGCACGCTGGCCTATGTCGGGCATGGCGTCGATGCGGGCGCGCGGCCCGGGACCGCGTCATGGTACGATCGCGTCACGGCGCGCCCGGCCTGGGCTGCTGTCGCCGAGCAGGAGGAAGTGACGGCCAGGCGCATCATGGCGCTCTGA
- the cobS gene encoding cobaltochelatase subunit CobS, whose amino-acid sequence MSELPNSHATTLLAAPDTEIDVRETFGIDIDMKVPAFSRADERVPDRDDTYVFDPDTTLAILAGFAYNRRVMVQGYHGTGKSTHIEQVAARLNWPCIRINLDAHISRIDLVGRDAIVLRDGLQVTEFREGLLPWALQTPTALVFDEYDAGRPDVMFVIQRVLETEGKLTLLDQNRVIRPNKFFRLFATANTVGLGDTSGLYHGTQAINQGQMDRWNLVVALNYLPEATEVEIVTKKVPDLDPKIVTDMVRVANLTRQGFINGDISTVMSPRTVISWAQNSQIFNDVGFAFRLSFLNKCDETERVLVAEYYQRVFGKDLPESVAHRG is encoded by the coding sequence ATGAGCGAACTTCCGAACAGCCACGCGACGACGCTGCTCGCCGCGCCCGACACCGAAATCGATGTCCGCGAAACCTTCGGCATCGACATCGACATGAAGGTTCCCGCCTTTTCGCGGGCGGACGAGCGCGTGCCCGACCGCGACGACACCTACGTGTTCGATCCGGACACGACTCTCGCGATCCTTGCGGGCTTTGCCTACAATCGGCGCGTGATGGTCCAGGGCTATCACGGCACGGGCAAGTCGACGCACATCGAACAGGTTGCGGCGCGCCTCAACTGGCCCTGCATCCGCATCAACCTCGACGCGCACATCAGCCGCATCGACCTTGTCGGTCGTGACGCGATCGTGCTGCGCGACGGGCTGCAGGTGACCGAGTTCCGCGAAGGCCTGCTGCCGTGGGCATTGCAGACCCCGACCGCGCTGGTCTTCGACGAATACGATGCGGGCCGTCCCGACGTGATGTTCGTGATCCAGCGCGTGCTGGAAACCGAGGGCAAGCTGACCCTGCTCGACCAGAACCGCGTGATCCGCCCGAACAAGTTCTTCCGCCTCTTCGCGACGGCCAACACGGTGGGCCTTGGCGACACCTCGGGCCTCTATCACGGCACCCAGGCGATCAACCAGGGCCAGATGGACCGCTGGAACCTCGTCGTGGCACTGAACTACCTGCCCGAGGCGACCGAGGTGGAGATCGTCACCAAGAAGGTGCCCGATCTCGACCCGAAGATCGTGACCGACATGGTGCGCGTGGCGAACCTGACGCGTCAGGGCTTCATCAATGGCGACATTTCGACCGTGATGAGCCCGCGCACGGTGATCAGCTGGGCGCAGAACAGCCAGATCTTCAACGACGTCGGCTTCGCCTTCCGCCTGTCGTTCCTCAACAAGTGCGACGAGACGGAACGCGTGCTCGTGGCCGAATACTACCAGCGCGTGTTCGGCAAGGATCTGCCGGAAAGCGTCGCGCACCGGGGTTGA